The DNA region ATAGCGCAACATCACGAAGAGCAGCGCCACCGTCACCACCACCACGGCGACCATGAACAGGCGATAGCCGGTGATGAAGAAGAACTCGTAGCTCAGCGGTTGCGCAAGGATGGCCGGCACGGTCACCGGCTTGCCCTGCGCGCCCCAGATGAAGCGGGTACCGTCCTCGATGATGAAGGCGAGCCCGAAGGTGAGCAGCAGGCTATAGAGCGGATCGCGCCCGTAGAGCGGCCGGATCAAGACCCGCTCGATGACGAGACCGAGCCCCGCCGTCAGCGGCGGCGCGATCACCAGCGCGCCCCAGAAGCCCACATAAGGGGTGATAGTGTAGGCGATGTAGCCGCCGATGACGAGAAAGCCGCCATGGGCGAAATTGATCACATTGCTCAGGTTGAGGATGAGCGACAGGCCGAGCGCCATGAGCACATAGAAGGCGCCGATGATCAGCCCATTGGTGATGTTGAACAGAAGAAGCTGGGTCATCGAGGCCTCACGGCGCCGCTAATGCCGCCTGTCATTGAAGAGTGAATCACGCTGGGCTTATCCCTCCCACACGAAGTGGGGGAGGGTGGACGCGACCCCCGGCATCTTAGTGATGCGCTTGGGTGCCAGGATTGGGGAGCCGGGGGGAGCGGACGGGTGGGGGCCTTCTCCGGCAACGGACCCCACCCGTCCGCTCGGCAAGGGCCTCGCGTCCACCCTCCCCTGCTCCGCGTTGCTCCGCATGGGAGGGATAGGCGCCGATCCACGTACCAGCTTTCTCTTGGCTCTAGGCCGGCCACTGAACTTTGCAGCCGGTGGCGCTCTCGGCGGGCGCGGTCTTGTCGCCGGGGATGACATGATCGACGCGGAACAGATCCTCGGGATCGTCCTTGCCTTGCGGTTGCGCCTCGCCGACGAATGCCGAGGTCATCAGCTGGTGGTCACCCGCACGGTAGTAGCATTTGTTGGGCTGCAGCTTGACCTCGGGAGGCAATTCGAAGTTGCCGAGGGCCCGGGCGAGCGTCACCGCGTCGAGTGATTTTTCCTGGTTCGCCACACCGACGAAGGTATGGAGCGAGGTGTAGCCGAACCAATGGCGCGCGGTCGGCACCTTGCCGCCGTTCATCTTGCGGATGTCCGCGACGAACTTCTCGACGCCCAGCACGCCCGGCTGCTTCCAATACCATTCGAACATCCAGATGCCGATGCGCGCCTCGGGCGGCATCGCCTCCAGCGATTCCAGCTCCTGCTGCAGGCCGGCGAC from Rhizobiales bacterium GAS188 includes:
- a CDS encoding amino acid/amide ABC transporter membrane protein 1, HAAT family is translated as MTQLLLFNITNGLIIGAFYVLMALGLSLILNLSNVINFAHGGFLVIGGYIAYTITPYVGFWGALVIAPPLTAGLGLVIERVLIRPLYGRDPLYSLLLTFGLAFIIEDGTRFIWGAQGKPVTVPAILAQPLSYEFFFITGYRLFMVAVVVVTVALLFVMLRYTRLGIRIRAGTLDLEMVAAMGINVQMLRSLNFAAGIYLAGLSGVLAAGQLGLEPTMGTGLLMPSFIAIIVGGVGSLTGTLIGGLLIGVASGVTAVFLPAASEAIMYVLMAVILLLRPRGLLGEEGMLT